One region of Streptomyces rishiriensis genomic DNA includes:
- a CDS encoding indole-3-glycerol phosphate synthase, whose protein sequence is MFTSVLMIEKALTSADVEFVSTLHGDEPVSFHVLLQPRGDQADRLLRAVDDVALGELDEAAREGETPEGDEAKGFGVRALEVSLQALHAAGHDAVGRLVEDHPLDALKSLVAEAQADEVIVLTDPHYVEEFFHRDWASRARHKVGVPVLKLFSHSKA, encoded by the coding sequence GTGTTCACAAGCGTTTTGATGATCGAGAAGGCCCTGACGTCCGCCGACGTGGAGTTCGTCAGCACCTTGCACGGGGACGAGCCGGTCTCCTTCCACGTGCTGCTCCAGCCGCGCGGCGACCAGGCGGACCGCTTGCTGCGGGCCGTCGACGACGTGGCTCTCGGCGAACTGGACGAGGCGGCGCGCGAGGGCGAGACGCCGGAGGGGGACGAGGCGAAGGGGTTCGGCGTGCGGGCCCTCGAGGTGTCCCTGCAGGCCCTGCACGCGGCGGGCCACGACGCGGTGGGACGCCTCGTCGAGGACCACCCGCTGGACGCGCTGAAGTCCCTGGTGGCGGAGGCGCAGGCGGACGAGGTGATCGTGCTGACCGACCCCCACTACGTCGAGGAGTTCTTCCACCGGGACTGGGCCTCTCGGGCTCGGCACAAGGTGGGAGTGCCGGTGCTGAAACTCTTCTCGCACAGCAAGGCGTGA
- a CDS encoding FMN-binding protein → MKRAIPVLVLSVAGLIPVWRYEPSIGTTSTTEAASTPSASPSTSSSGSSGSTTFTGTTVSTEKGDVQVRITFEGERITAVEMLKQPDHPQTTAAVPKLIAETLTAQSADVDTVSGATITSDGYRESLQAAIDAKGA, encoded by the coding sequence GTGAAGCGAGCCATACCTGTCCTGGTCCTGTCCGTGGCGGGTCTGATCCCGGTCTGGCGCTACGAGCCGTCGATCGGTACGACATCCACCACCGAGGCCGCCTCGACGCCCTCCGCGTCCCCCTCCACGTCGTCCTCGGGCTCCTCGGGATCGACCACGTTCACCGGTACGACCGTGTCCACCGAGAAAGGGGACGTCCAGGTTCGGATCACCTTCGAGGGCGAAAGGATCACGGCTGTGGAGATGTTGAAGCAGCCGGACCATCCGCAGACGACCGCGGCGGTGCCGAAGCTGATTGCGGAAACGCTTACGGCGCAGAGTGCGGACGTCGACACCGTTTCGGGTGCGACGATCACGAGCGACGGCTACCGGGAGTCCCTCCAGGCCGCGATCGACGCGAAGGGCGCCTGA
- a CDS encoding ferredoxin reductase family protein, which yields MTTVQSPPVPPTAIRPQVVARTGLYAVLAANAAVVTLFAVQAGFASNALVVIGRFAGLYSALLMAFQLLLVARLPWLDRRIGMDRLTNWHRWTGFSLLWTLVGHVVFITFGYAASSSMNPVNQLVDLAETVEGVLRAAVAMVLILVVGGVSGRWARRRLAYETWHFIHLYTYAAVILAFTHQVVVGTTFTASSVATAYWYAVWSVALGSVALGRLVLPLWRNWRHQLRVEAVVPEADNVVSVYITGRDLDRLPARAGQFFLWRFLTKDRWWQANPFSLSAAPDGTRLRLTAKAAGAGSAGLRHLQPGTRVFAEGPYGAFTAMHRTRPEALLIAGGVGVTPIRALLEEIHGHAVVIYRVAGERDAVLYDELRDLALAKGAELHLVTGPPVPDRLAPRELAALVPDIAERDVFLCGPPPMMNAVLGTLRELDVPKPQIHFERFSLAG from the coding sequence GTGACGACCGTCCAATCGCCTCCCGTACCCCCCACGGCGATACGTCCCCAAGTAGTGGCCCGCACCGGCCTGTACGCCGTGCTCGCCGCGAACGCGGCCGTCGTGACCCTCTTCGCCGTCCAGGCGGGCTTCGCCTCCAACGCACTCGTCGTGATCGGCCGCTTCGCCGGCCTGTACAGCGCCCTGCTGATGGCGTTCCAACTGCTTCTGGTGGCCCGGCTGCCCTGGCTGGACCGCCGCATCGGCATGGACCGGCTGACCAACTGGCACCGTTGGACCGGTTTCAGCCTGTTGTGGACGTTGGTCGGCCATGTGGTGTTCATCACCTTCGGCTACGCCGCATCCTCGTCGATGAACCCGGTGAACCAGCTCGTCGACCTCGCCGAGACCGTCGAGGGCGTGCTGCGCGCCGCCGTCGCGATGGTGCTGATCCTGGTCGTCGGCGGCGTTTCCGGCCGCTGGGCCCGTCGGCGCCTGGCCTACGAGACCTGGCACTTCATCCACCTGTACACGTACGCCGCCGTGATCCTGGCCTTCACCCACCAGGTCGTGGTCGGTACGACCTTCACCGCGTCGTCCGTCGCCACGGCGTACTGGTACGCGGTGTGGAGCGTCGCCCTCGGCTCGGTGGCTCTGGGCCGGCTGGTCCTGCCGCTGTGGCGGAACTGGCGCCACCAGTTGCGCGTCGAGGCCGTGGTCCCCGAGGCCGACAACGTCGTAAGCGTTTACATCACCGGTCGTGACCTGGACCGGCTGCCCGCCCGGGCCGGCCAGTTCTTCCTGTGGCGTTTCCTGACCAAGGACCGCTGGTGGCAGGCGAACCCCTTCTCCCTCTCGGCCGCGCCCGACGGCACCCGGCTGCGTCTCACCGCGAAGGCGGCCGGCGCCGGCTCCGCCGGACTGCGCCATCTCCAGCCCGGCACGCGCGTCTTCGCCGAGGGCCCCTACGGCGCCTTCACCGCCATGCACCGCACCCGGCCCGAGGCGCTGCTCATCGCCGGCGGCGTCGGCGTCACCCCCATCCGGGCGCTCCTGGAGGAGATCCACGGGCACGCGGTGGTCATCTACCGGGTGGCCGGCGAGCGGGACGCCGTGCTCTACGACGAGCTGCGCGACCTCGCCCTGGCCAAGGGCGCCGAGCTGCACCTGGTCACCGGGCCGCCGGTGCCGGACCGGCTGGCGCCGCGTGAACTCGCCGCGCTCGTACCGGACATCGCGGAGCGGGACGTCTTCCTGTGCGGACCGCCGCCGATGATGAACGCGGTCCTCGGCACCCTGCGTGAGCTGGACGTGCCCAAGCCGCAGATCCACTTCGAACGCTTCAGCCTGGCGGGATGA
- the murC gene encoding UDP-N-acetylmuramate--L-alanine ligase, with protein sequence MAPGLPTAMDRPHFIGIGGAGMSGIAKILAQRGAKVAGSDAKESGTAAALRALGATVHIGHAAAHLADDASCVVVSSAIRADNPELARAAELGIPVVHRSDALARLMDGTRPIAVAGTHGKTTTTSMLAVSLSHLGLDPSYAIGGDLDAPGSNALHGEGEIFVAEADESDRSFHKYAPEVAIVLNVELDHHANYASMDEIYESFETFARKIVPGGTLVISADHEGARELTRRVEGVRVVTYGEAEDADVRVLSVVPQGLKSEVTVLLDGQQLSFAVSVPGRHYAHNAVAALAAGVALGVPAAELAPALAAYTGVKRRLQLKGEKAGVQVIDSYAHHPTEMTADLEAMRAAVGDARILVLFQPHLFSRTQELGQEMGQALALADASVVLDIYPAREDPIPGVTSELIIDAARSAGADVTAMHDKDLAPEVVAGMAKAGDLVLTMGAGDVTDLGPRILDRLSQ encoded by the coding sequence ATGGCACCCGGCCTTCCTACCGCCATGGACCGACCGCACTTCATCGGGATCGGTGGGGCGGGGATGTCCGGGATCGCGAAGATCCTGGCGCAGCGCGGCGCGAAGGTGGCCGGCAGCGACGCCAAGGAGTCCGGGACCGCCGCGGCGCTGCGGGCGCTCGGCGCGACCGTGCACATCGGGCATGCCGCCGCCCACCTCGCCGACGACGCCAGCTGTGTCGTCGTCTCGTCGGCGATCCGCGCGGACAACCCGGAACTGGCCCGCGCGGCCGAGCTGGGGATTCCCGTCGTCCACCGCTCGGACGCGCTCGCCCGGCTGATGGACGGGACGCGCCCGATCGCCGTCGCCGGCACCCACGGCAAGACGACGACCACGTCCATGCTCGCGGTGTCGCTGTCCCACTTGGGACTCGATCCCTCGTACGCGATCGGCGGCGACCTGGACGCGCCCGGTTCCAACGCGCTGCACGGCGAGGGCGAGATCTTCGTCGCCGAGGCGGACGAATCGGACCGCAGCTTCCACAAGTACGCGCCCGAGGTCGCCATCGTCCTCAACGTGGAGTTGGACCACCACGCCAACTACGCCTCGATGGACGAGATCTACGAGTCCTTCGAGACCTTCGCCCGGAAGATCGTGCCCGGCGGCACGCTGGTGATCTCCGCCGACCACGAGGGCGCCCGCGAACTGACCCGGCGGGTCGAGGGCGTGCGGGTGGTGACGTACGGGGAGGCCGAGGACGCCGACGTGCGGGTGCTGTCCGTCGTCCCCCAGGGGCTGAAGAGCGAAGTGACCGTGCTGCTCGACGGGCAGCAGCTCAGCTTCGCGGTCTCCGTGCCCGGCCGCCACTACGCGCACAACGCCGTCGCCGCGCTGGCCGCGGGCGTCGCCCTGGGCGTACCGGCCGCGGAACTGGCCCCGGCCCTGGCCGCGTACACGGGCGTCAAGCGCCGGCTCCAGCTCAAGGGCGAGAAGGCGGGCGTCCAGGTCATCGACTCCTACGCCCACCACCCGACGGAGATGACGGCGGACCTCGAGGCGATGCGCGCGGCGGTAGGCGACGCCCGCATCCTCGTCCTCTTCCAGCCGCACCTGTTCTCCAGGACCCAGGAACTCGGCCAGGAGATGGGGCAGGCGCTGGCCCTCGCGGACGCCTCCGTCGTCCTCGACATCTACCCCGCCCGCGAGGACCCGATCCCGGGCGTGACCAGCGAGCTGATCATCGACGCGGCCCGGTCGGCGGGCGCGGACGTGACCGCGATGCACGACAAGGACCTGGCCCCGGAGGTGGTGGCGGGAATGGCGAAGGCGGGTGATCTCGTTCTCACCATGGGCGCGGGCGACGTGACGGACCTGGGCCCGCGCATTCTGGACCGTCTTTCCCAGTAA
- a CDS encoding FAD:protein FMN transferase, with translation MHRVEHVMGFPVSLRVDDTVVPDGTGDAVFAWLRAVDARFSPFKADSEVSRYGRGELSADELSADLVEVLDICERYRVATGGAFDIRLPGRCLDPCAVVKGWSVQRAAELLTGAGLTRFCLNAGGDVVVSGGPWRVGVRHPEIADRLCTVLDLTDGAVATSARYERGDHILDGRTGRPATGLDSLTVVAPTLTDADTVATAAFAMGADGVEWAAARDGCEVYAVLPGGRVLRTGGFPTAGTAAA, from the coding sequence GTGCACCGCGTCGAGCACGTCATGGGATTCCCGGTCTCGTTGCGGGTCGACGACACCGTCGTCCCCGACGGGACCGGGGACGCCGTGTTCGCGTGGCTGCGTGCGGTCGACGCACGGTTCAGCCCGTTCAAGGCCGACAGCGAGGTCTCCCGCTACGGCCGGGGGGAGCTGTCGGCCGACGAGCTGAGCGCCGACCTCGTGGAGGTGCTCGACATCTGCGAGCGGTACCGGGTGGCCACCGGCGGCGCCTTCGACATCCGGCTGCCCGGCCGCTGCCTGGACCCCTGCGCGGTGGTGAAGGGCTGGTCGGTGCAGCGGGCGGCGGAGTTGCTGACGGGGGCCGGGCTCACCCGGTTCTGCCTCAACGCCGGGGGTGACGTGGTCGTTTCCGGCGGGCCCTGGCGGGTCGGCGTACGGCATCCCGAGATCGCCGACCGGCTGTGCACCGTACTGGACCTCACCGACGGGGCCGTGGCGACCTCCGCTCGATACGAGCGCGGCGACCACATCCTCGACGGCCGTACCGGCCGTCCGGCGACCGGACTCGACAGTCTCACCGTCGTGGCCCCGACCCTGACCGACGCGGACACCGTCGCCACGGCCGCCTTCGCCATGGGCGCGGACGGTGTCGAGTGGGCGGCCGCACGGGACGGCTGCGAGGTGTACGCCGTGCTGCCCGGCGGACGCGTGCTGCGCACCGGCGGCTTCCCGACGGCGGGGACAGCGGCCGCGTGA
- a CDS encoding response regulator transcription factor, translating into MEKVRLLVVDDDPPIADLVATVARYEGWDAVTANSGAEALRRAADFHPDIVVLDLMLPDIDGFGVLDRLRRTGTMVPVVFLTARDGVADRVAGLTRGGDDYLVKPFAVEELMARLRTVLRRSAGPGAQRSVLRVADLTMDEDTREVRRGGKLLTLTPTEYEVLRYLMRKSPTVLTKAQILDHVWEYGFGGRSNVVELVVSRLRRKLDTTGDDPLIQTVRGFGYVIRQAAE; encoded by the coding sequence GTGGAAAAAGTACGACTCCTCGTCGTGGACGACGACCCGCCGATAGCCGATCTCGTGGCGACGGTCGCCCGCTACGAGGGCTGGGACGCGGTCACCGCGAACTCGGGTGCGGAGGCGCTGCGCCGTGCCGCCGACTTCCACCCCGACATCGTGGTGCTCGACCTGATGCTGCCCGACATCGACGGCTTCGGCGTGCTCGACCGGCTGCGGCGCACCGGGACGATGGTGCCGGTGGTGTTCCTGACGGCGCGCGACGGGGTCGCCGACCGGGTCGCGGGGCTGACGCGGGGCGGCGACGACTATCTGGTGAAACCGTTTGCCGTCGAGGAGCTGATGGCCCGGCTTCGGACCGTGCTGCGGCGCAGCGCGGGCCCCGGCGCCCAGCGCTCGGTACTGCGGGTCGCGGACCTCACCATGGACGAGGACACCCGGGAGGTCCGGCGCGGCGGAAAACTGCTGACCCTCACGCCCACCGAGTACGAGGTGCTGCGCTATCTGATGCGGAAGTCGCCGACGGTTCTGACCAAGGCGCAGATCCTGGATCATGTCTGGGAATACGGTTTCGGCGGCCGTTCCAACGTCGTCGAACTGGTGGTCAGCCGACTGCGCCGCAAGCTCGACACGACGGGCGACGACCCGCTGATCCAGACGGTACGCGGTTTCGGGTACGTGATCCGGCAGGCGGCCGAGTGA
- a CDS encoding ArnT family glycosyltransferase yields MTTLVPPPVPVHEEGARHRVTVPPSDGGLSSRARRLFTGAPEDPRWARPALWAILVLATVLYAWNLSSVTGNTFYDAAVYSGTKSWKAFFFGALDAGSFITVDKPPFALWVMGLSARAFGYGTWQLLLPMVAVGTGSVALLHRLVKRDFGAVAATISALALTLTPITVAITRDTNPDPILVFLMLLGAAALLKSVRTGRLMPLVWSGVAIGFAFNTKMMQAYVVLPAFFLVYLWAANVSLGKRIRNLAVATVALVVSSAWWMVVVDLIPASSRPYIGGSTDNTVWDLVIGYNGFGRIFGASSSVGSQGNGAGFGGEAGLYRMFNDIMGGQISWLIPFAAIALMAGLVLRGRAPRTDARRAALMLWGGWFVLHYLTFALAEGTFHPYYATAMAPGIAALAGAGGVMLHNAFRNGSAAKWGGVLPAAVAASSVWAVVLLQRASGSGTLYTVAEVVAGVAGAASVIGLLVGRFAKRQRLMGVAALAAVVALLAGPAAYSASAMTSGTNGTNPTAGPSTGGMGGGGGQRNVGDGGPGTNSGTGTSGSDADQELGQPPSNSGGSTDNTDNGGSTESSTTRSGTSESGTTESGTAEPGVSGGRAGGGTEVSSAMITYLKKNQDGATWLVAVATDQTASSIILESGEPVISMGGWSGSDNAMTLAKLKSLVKAGKLHYIVVGADGQGSSDSGVSTWVEANGTAVSDYSGLYRLDASDVS; encoded by the coding sequence ATGACGACACTCGTCCCGCCGCCCGTACCGGTCCACGAGGAGGGCGCCCGCCACCGGGTCACCGTCCCTCCCTCCGACGGCGGGCTTTCCTCCCGCGCCAGGCGCCTGTTCACCGGCGCCCCCGAAGACCCGCGCTGGGCCCGCCCGGCGCTCTGGGCGATCCTCGTCCTGGCCACGGTCCTCTACGCCTGGAACCTCTCCTCGGTCACCGGTAACACCTTCTACGACGCGGCCGTCTACAGCGGCACCAAGAGCTGGAAGGCATTCTTCTTCGGCGCCCTGGACGCCGGCAGCTTCATCACGGTGGACAAGCCGCCGTTCGCCCTCTGGGTGATGGGCCTGTCCGCCCGCGCCTTCGGTTACGGCACCTGGCAGTTGCTGCTGCCGATGGTCGCCGTGGGAACCGGTTCCGTCGCGCTTCTCCACCGGCTGGTCAAGCGGGACTTCGGGGCGGTGGCGGCGACGATCTCCGCCCTGGCGCTGACACTCACCCCGATCACGGTCGCCATCACCCGGGACACCAATCCCGACCCGATCCTCGTCTTCCTGATGCTGCTGGGCGCCGCCGCACTGCTGAAATCTGTGCGCACCGGCCGGCTGATGCCGTTGGTGTGGTCCGGTGTCGCCATCGGTTTCGCGTTCAACACGAAGATGATGCAGGCGTACGTCGTCCTGCCCGCGTTCTTCCTGGTGTATCTGTGGGCCGCGAACGTCTCGTTGGGCAAGCGCATACGCAACCTTGCCGTCGCTACGGTCGCGCTGGTCGTCTCCAGTGCCTGGTGGATGGTGGTCGTCGACCTGATCCCCGCCTCGTCCCGCCCGTACATCGGCGGCTCGACGGACAACACGGTCTGGGACCTCGTCATCGGCTACAACGGTTTCGGCCGTATCTTCGGGGCGAGTTCCTCGGTGGGCTCTCAGGGCAACGGTGCCGGCTTCGGCGGTGAAGCGGGCCTCTACCGGATGTTCAACGACATCATGGGCGGCCAGATCTCCTGGCTGATCCCGTTCGCGGCGATCGCGCTGATGGCGGGTCTCGTCCTGCGCGGCCGGGCGCCCCGTACGGATGCCAGGCGTGCCGCGCTGATGCTGTGGGGCGGCTGGTTCGTCCTGCACTACCTGACCTTCGCCCTCGCCGAGGGCACCTTCCACCCGTACTACGCCACCGCCATGGCGCCCGGCATCGCGGCCCTGGCCGGCGCGGGCGGCGTCATGCTCCACAACGCTTTCCGTAACGGCTCCGCGGCGAAATGGGGTGGGGTGCTGCCGGCCGCGGTGGCGGCGAGCTCGGTGTGGGCGGTCGTCCTCCTCCAGCGGGCCTCCGGCTCCGGAACGCTGTACACGGTTGCCGAGGTCGTGGCCGGTGTGGCGGGGGCCGCCTCGGTGATCGGGCTGCTGGTCGGCCGGTTCGCGAAGCGGCAGCGGCTGATGGGCGTCGCGGCACTGGCAGCGGTCGTGGCGCTGCTCGCCGGTCCGGCCGCGTACTCGGCCTCGGCCATGACCTCCGGCACCAACGGCACCAACCCGACGGCCGGGCCGAGCACCGGCGGCATGGGCGGTGGCGGCGGCCAGCGGAACGTGGGCGACGGCGGACCGGGAACCAACTCCGGTACGGGGACGAGTGGTTCGGACGCCGACCAGGAATTGGGTCAGCCTCCGTCGAACAGCGGCGGCTCCACGGACAACACGGACAACGGCGGCTCGACGGAGTCGAGTACGACCCGATCCGGCACGAGCGAGTCCGGGACGACCGAGTCGGGGACGGCGGAGCCCGGCGTCTCCGGCGGTCGCGCCGGCGGCGGTACCGAGGTGTCGTCCGCGATGATCACATACCTGAAGAAGAACCAGGACGGTGCCACCTGGCTGGTGGCGGTGGCCACCGACCAGACGGCTTCCTCGATCATCCTGGAGTCGGGCGAGCCGGTCATTTCGATGGGCGGCTGGTCCGGCAGCGACAACGCGATGACACTGGCCAAGCTGAAGAGCCTCGTGAAGGCGGGCAAGCTGCACTACATCGTGGTCGGCGCCGACGGCCAGGGCTCCTCGGACTCCGGGGTGTCGACCTGGGTCGAGGCGAACGGCACGGCCGTGTCCGACTACAGCGGTCTCTACCGCCTGGACGCGTCCGACGTCAGCTGA
- the msrB gene encoding peptide-methionine (R)-S-oxide reductase MsrB, producing the protein MSYDVEKPDEQWRAELTPGEYAVLRQAATEPAFTGEYTDTKAEGVYSCRACGAELFTSETKFDSHCGWPSFFDPKDTDAVELIEDRSHGMLRTEVRCARCGSHLGHVFAGEGYGTPTDQRYCINSISLRLAADGEG; encoded by the coding sequence ATGTCGTACGACGTCGAAAAGCCGGACGAGCAGTGGCGGGCGGAGCTGACCCCGGGCGAGTACGCCGTGCTGCGGCAGGCCGCGACGGAGCCCGCGTTCACCGGTGAGTACACCGACACCAAGGCCGAGGGGGTCTACTCCTGTCGTGCCTGCGGTGCCGAACTGTTCACCTCCGAGACCAAGTTCGACTCCCACTGCGGCTGGCCGTCCTTCTTCGACCCGAAGGACACCGACGCCGTGGAGCTGATCGAGGACCGCTCGCACGGGATGCTGCGCACCGAGGTGCGGTGTGCCCGGTGCGGTTCGCACCTCGGACACGTGTTCGCGGGCGAGGGGTACGGGACCCCGACCGACCAGCGGTACTGCATCAACAGCATCTCGCTGCGGCTGGCGGCGGACGGCGAGGGCTGA
- a CDS encoding lysylphosphatidylglycerol synthase transmembrane domain-containing protein, which produces MPLLPLDDPASPPPPQPPLAEDRRGPLAATATRRALTLSPILLLAVWAALDWHAVRDGAALLAAADPWWLLVGLLFTYLGSVAAACVRQGAIPDRLPPGLLVASQIAAGAANHILPASIGAHAVTVRFLQRQGVALPRATASVALYSLVRAVAKTPVVLIFLLAAPSAVPPARLLPEGRTLLLAAAGLLLVPAATGAVLVLVRPLRRPALDFVRTALTDARQLHTRPARFLPLWGGAVAAPLIQASVVASVGTALGLPLSWPQLLFAFLAASTAAGAVPAPGGIGPVDAALVLTLAGYGTPLPLATATVIGYRVLTVWLPLLPGMLVLSALVQRKQL; this is translated from the coding sequence GTGCCCCTGCTGCCCCTCGACGACCCCGCGTCCCCGCCCCCGCCTCAGCCGCCGCTCGCGGAAGACCGCCGCGGTCCCCTGGCGGCCACCGCCACCCGCCGGGCCCTCACGCTCTCCCCGATCCTGCTGCTCGCGGTGTGGGCGGCGCTCGACTGGCATGCCGTGCGAGACGGCGCCGCCCTGCTGGCCGCCGCCGACCCCTGGTGGCTGCTGGTCGGGCTCCTGTTCACCTACCTCGGCTCGGTCGCCGCGGCCTGCGTCCGCCAGGGGGCGATCCCGGACCGGCTGCCACCGGGTCTGCTGGTGGCGTCCCAGATCGCCGCGGGCGCCGCGAACCACATACTGCCCGCGAGTATCGGCGCCCATGCGGTCACGGTCCGCTTCCTGCAGCGCCAGGGCGTCGCCCTCCCTCGCGCCACCGCCTCCGTGGCCCTGTACTCCTTGGTCAGGGCCGTGGCGAAGACACCCGTTGTGTTGATCTTCCTGCTTGCCGCGCCCAGCGCCGTACCCCCCGCGAGGCTCCTCCCGGAGGGGCGGACACTGCTTCTGGCCGCCGCGGGCCTCCTGCTGGTTCCCGCGGCGACCGGGGCGGTGCTCGTCCTGGTACGGCCGCTGCGCCGTCCCGCCCTGGACTTCGTCCGTACGGCCCTCACCGACGCCCGGCAGCTGCACACCCGCCCCGCCCGTTTCCTCCCGCTGTGGGGCGGAGCGGTCGCGGCGCCGCTGATCCAGGCGAGCGTGGTGGCGTCGGTGGGAACGGCGCTGGGCCTGCCCCTGTCCTGGCCGCAGCTGCTCTTCGCGTTCCTCGCGGCGAGCACCGCGGCGGGGGCCGTTCCCGCACCCGGCGGCATCGGCCCGGTCGACGCGGCCCTCGTCCTCACCCTGGCCGGATACGGCACCCCGCTGCCGCTCGCCACGGCGACGGTCATCGGCTACCGGGTGCTGACGGTGTGGCTGCCCCTGCTGCCAGGGATGCTGGTGCTCTCGGCGCTGGTACAGCGCAAGCAGCTGTGA
- a CDS encoding sensor histidine kinase: MIGRFWHAYRRLRLGTRLALGLGALSLVVFAVVGATLTMYMRDYLDHQLRDQIKLVQVMQSKDAKAHGIVERQPYYGWYTAVYDVSAGSAVLRRPADVPADTAALTALARRMEDDDAEVTRTVRIDGEGTYLLRACQVSPGVVLVSAAPTEDIDGTVRQLITTQVVAFGLALLALVVFGRRMLKHGLKPLSDMAHTAHGIASHDLTESASRLHLRADAPGGGPEVEELRTAFNTMLQHIDDSLAVRAEAEQRLRRFVADASHELRTPLMSVRGYADLFQYAAANAPEERDKHLARLRAEAARMGVLLDDLLLLARLDAAEVETPLRMENADLVELVEQAADAFRASHPGHPLTVSPGPAAVHLRMDPHRIRQVLDNLLTNAAVHTPAGTAVRVEVTASPGTARVHVADKGPGIPSGDRDRVFDRFYRVDKARSRDRGGSGLGLSVARSLVRAHAGSLELGDMAGATLFVVTLPRGPVTNGRGTSPATNGRGTPPVTKGRVTP, encoded by the coding sequence GTGATCGGCCGCTTCTGGCACGCGTACCGCAGGCTACGGCTCGGCACCCGGCTGGCGCTCGGCCTCGGTGCGCTGTCGCTCGTCGTCTTCGCGGTGGTCGGCGCCACGCTGACCATGTACATGCGTGACTACCTGGATCATCAACTACGCGACCAGATCAAGCTGGTCCAGGTCATGCAGTCCAAGGACGCCAAGGCGCACGGCATCGTGGAGCGCCAGCCGTACTACGGCTGGTACACGGCCGTGTACGACGTCTCGGCGGGGTCGGCCGTGCTGCGCAGGCCCGCCGACGTGCCCGCGGACACCGCGGCGCTCACCGCCCTCGCCCGGCGGATGGAGGATGACGACGCCGAGGTCACCCGTACGGTACGGATCGACGGTGAGGGCACCTATCTGCTGCGGGCCTGCCAGGTCTCGCCGGGTGTCGTGCTGGTCAGCGCCGCGCCGACGGAGGACATCGACGGCACCGTGCGTCAGCTGATCACCACGCAGGTGGTCGCCTTCGGCCTCGCCCTCCTGGCGCTCGTGGTCTTCGGCCGTCGGATGCTGAAACACGGTCTGAAACCGTTGAGCGACATGGCACACACCGCGCACGGCATCGCCTCGCACGACCTGACCGAGTCGGCGTCCCGGCTGCACCTGCGAGCGGACGCCCCGGGCGGCGGCCCGGAGGTCGAGGAGCTGCGCACGGCCTTCAACACCATGTTGCAGCACATCGACGACTCCCTCGCGGTGCGGGCGGAGGCCGAACAGCGCCTGCGCCGCTTCGTCGCCGACGCCTCGCACGAACTGCGCACGCCCCTGATGTCAGTACGCGGTTACGCGGACCTTTTCCAGTACGCGGCCGCCAACGCCCCCGAGGAACGCGACAAGCACCTGGCCCGGTTGCGAGCCGAGGCGGCCCGGATGGGCGTCCTCCTCGACGATCTCCTGCTGCTCGCCCGCCTGGACGCGGCCGAGGTGGAGACACCCCTGCGGATGGAGAACGCCGACCTGGTGGAGCTGGTCGAGCAGGCGGCCGACGCGTTCCGCGCGAGCCACCCCGGTCATCCCCTGACGGTGTCCCCCGGTCCGGCCGCCGTCCACCTGCGGATGGACCCGCACCGCATCCGCCAGGTCCTGGACAACCTCCTCACCAACGCGGCCGTGCACACTCCGGCCGGCACGGCGGTCCGCGTCGAGGTCACCGCCTCGCCGGGCACAGCACGCGTCCACGTCGCCGACAAGGGCCCCGGCATACCGTCCGGCGACCGCGACCGTGTCTTCGACCGGTTCTACCGCGTCGACAAGGCCCGCAGCCGTGACCGCGGCGGCAGCGGCCTGGGCCTGTCGGTCGCCCGGTCCCTGGTCCGGGCGCACGCCGGCTCGTTGGAGCTGGGCGACATGGCGGGTGCCACGTTGTTCGTGGTGACACTCCCCCGGGGCCCGGTCACGAACGGGCGCGGGACATCGCCGGCCACGAACGGTCGAGGGACGCCCCCGGTCACCAAAGGGCGCGTGACGCCGTAG